Part of the Bacillota bacterium genome is shown below.
CTCCACCTCGCGCAGGCGCACGGGACCCAGGTAATCCATGTTCTCCTTCAGGTTCTCCACGGCGCGCTTGGAGAGGTTGCGGAAGATCTTGTGTTTGACCTCCTCGGAGGCCACCTTGAGAGCCATGGGCAGGTCGCGATTCAGGTCCACTTCCCGCAGGATGCGCTGCACGGACCTGTCATCCAGGGTGACGATGTCCTCGAACAGGAACATGCGCTTCTTGATTTCCTCTGCCAGCTGGGGGTCGTTGATTCCCAGGGTCTCCATGATGGACTTCTCCGTGGAACGGTCGACCCGGTTGAGCACCTCCACCACCGCCTCCAGCCCACCCGCGGCAGCGAAGTCCTGGGTGGTGAGAGAGCTGAGCTTGCGTTCCAGCACCCTCTCCACCTCGCGGATGATCTCGGGGGAAGTGCGATCCATGAGGGCGATGCGCCGGGCCACGTCCGCCTGCAGCTCCGGAGGGAGGGCGGAGAGGATGGCCGCTGCCTGTTCTGCCTGCAGGTAGGCCAGCACCAGGGCGATGGTCTGGGGATGCTCGTTCTGAATGAAGTTGCGCAGCTGGCCCGGGTCTGTCTTGCGGGCGAAGTCGAAGGGGCGGACCTGCAGGGTGGCGGTGAGGCGGTGCAGGATGTCCAGCGCTTTCTGCGCCCCCAGGGCCTTCTCCAGCAGCTCCTTGGCGTACTCGATACCGCCCCGGGCCATGTACTCCCGCGCGTAGGACATCTGCATGAATTCCTCGAACACCCGCGCCCGCGAATCGGGAGACACCTTGCGCACGTTGGCGATCTCCAGGGTGAGCTGCTCTATCTCCTCCTCCCGCAGGTGCCGAAAGACCTGGGCCGATATCTCCGGTCCCAGGGAGATGAGCAGCACGGCTGCCTTTTGCCTGCCCCCGGGGGTCCTGAGCATGGCTCACTCCTCCGCCATCCAGGCCCTGATGAGCTGGGCCACCGCATCCGGCGACTTGCGCGCCAGCTTCTCTACTTCCACCCGCAGGCGTGCCTCGTCGGCGAGCACCTCCGGTTCCTCAGACGGCACCTGAGCGGCGACCGCTTCGGCTGCCGGTGCCGGCGCGGGAGCGGATACCGCTTCGGGCACGGCCGCCCGCCGGCGCCGGCGCCGTCCCCGCCACCACAGGACAAGCAGCAAGGCCAACCCACCCCCTCCGGCTGCCAGATAGCGCCAGTCGGGGATAGGGGAGGAAACCGGCGGGGTGGGGGGCTTCTCCCCCAGATCCACTCCCCGGGCGGCGAAGGGTATCCCCAGTACGGTGATCTGGTCCTGGCGGGCCGGGTCGGACCCGATAGCCGCCGCCACCAGGCGGCTGATGGCTTCCTGCTGGGCGGACTCCAGTTCCCTGTTCACCACCACCGCCACGGAGAGCCGTTTCACGCTCCCGGGCATCACCACTGTGTGCTCCCGTACCTGCCCCACTTCCAGGTTGCGGGTAACCTCCCGGCGCTGGTAGGAGGAGGGTCCGCCCTGGCCGCCCGCCTGGTACCCGGGGATGTTACCGTCGGTGGGCGGCAGGCTCCCGGCCGGACCGGAGAACGTCTCCTCCAGTTGCTGAATGCTCCGCACCACGCCATCGGGGGAGCCCGGTTCGAACAGTTGCCGCTCCACGGTACGGCTGTCGAAGTTCAGCTCCGCCGTCACCCGGGTCGCCACGTTGCCGATCCCCAGCACCTGCTCCAGGAGGGACTGCAGCCGCCGCTCCAGGTCGGACTGGAACTGGTGCTGCACGTCGAGCAGGCGGCCCGCCGCACCCGAGGGTGTGTTCTCTTCCTCCAGGCGGGCAGACAGAACCCGCCCCAGCTGGTCCACCACGGAAACGCCATCCGGACGCAGCCCCTCCACGCTGTGGGTCACCAGGTGGACGATGCCGCCTACCTGTTCCCCGTTCAGTTCGGCGCCGGGACGCAGCTTGAGGAAGACGGCGGCGGTGACGGGGCGCTCCTGAGCCGCAAACAACTGGGGCTCCGGCACCACCACGTGCACGCGGACCTGCTCCACCCCTTCCACCTGGGCGATGGTACGCGCCAGCTCTCCCTGCAGCGCCCGCAGGTATGCCAGCCGCCGGTCGGCTTCGGTGGCACCCAGGGGAGGCTTGTCCAGGATCTCGAACCCCACCGTGCCCTGTCGTGGCAGTCCCTGGGCGGCCAGATTCAGGCGGGCCTGGTATACCTGCTGGTCGGGGACCAGCACCGTGCGCCCATCGTCCTGGAGCCGGTAGGGGACCCCCTGCTCGGACAGCTTCTGGGTGATCCCGGCGGCATCGGAGATGTCCAGCCCGGTATAGAGAGGGACAAAACGGGGCTGGCTGAGAAACATCATCAAGGCGCCCCCCAGCACCGCCGCCACCACACCCAGGCCGAGCATCGTGCGGGCGCCGGGCAAGAGCCCCCGCCACCAACCCAAACCCCTGTTCAAGATGTCCCTCCCACCCGGCACGCGCCCCGCCCCCTTGCCCGGCTCGCCCCCGGTGTCACCCCGTGTGTGGGGTTCACACCGGCATCCCCGACTCCGCCTGCATCACACCGGCATCCTCATGATCTCCTGGTAAGCCTCCACCGCCCGGTTGCGCAGCTGCACGGCCAGATCCAGGGCCAGCTGAGCCTTCTCGGTGGCGATCACCACCTCGTGCAGCTCTACCGGCTCGCCCTGGGCCAGCCGGGCGGTGAGCATGTCGGCCCGGTTCTCCAGGGAGGAGAGCTCGTCCAGGGCCCTACCCAGCAACCCGCCGAAGGACCCTGTGGCCGGGCCCCCTTCGGCGGGCCCCTGCCCCACCGCCGGCGCCTCTGTCCCACCCCCACGCGCCACTTCCGCCCGCGACGCACCCGGGAAACTGACCCGGTCCACAACGAAAGGTCGCCCTCCCGCCGGCGATATCCCGCCCACTCCGGTCACAGTCACACCTCCTCACGGTCACCCGCGGGCCCCCGCGCCCCGGGACCGACGCGTCCCCAGGTGCTCACCGCCCCAGGTCCAGGGTGCGCTGAGCCATGGACTTGGCGGTTTCCAGGGCAGCCAGGCTGGCCTCGTATGCGCGGCTGGCGGCGATCAGCTCCACCATCTCCAGGGCCGGGTTGACGTTAGGAAGCTGCACGTAGCCCGACGCGTCCGCATCGGGGTGGCCGGGCCGGTACTCCCGGCGCAGGGGAGTGCCGTCTTCCTGTATGCCCAGCACCCGCACTCCTTCTCCGCCCACCGCTCCCCCCGCCCGATCGGGCATGCCGGCGGCCACGGCCAGCGATCGTCCCCAGCTCTCTCCCCGGGGGGGAGCGGGGCTGCGCTCACCCAGCCGCACCAGCCGCCGGCGGTAGGGTCCGCCCTCGGCAGTGCGGGTGGATTCCGCGTTGGCCAGGTTCGCTGCCGACACCTCCATGCGGAGGCGCTGGGCCGTCAACGCAGAGGCACTCACGTCCATGGCCCGGAAGAGCTTCATGCTACTTCCTCCCTTCCGTGATCGCGGTGCGCCACATGGCGAACCTGGCCCCCAGCTGGCGAATGAGAGTCTGGTACCACAGGCCGTTTTCCGCCAGGGAGGCCAGCTCGAACTCGATGTCCACATTGTTGCCGTCGGGCCTGCCCGTGGTGGTTTCGCGGACCACGGGCGTGACGGCCGCCGGCCGGGGACCGGGAAGGTGAGCGGGATCGGTCCTCGCCAGAGCGAGCTTTTCTCCGGCCCGCCGCAATTCGGTGGCAAAAGGAACATCCTGGCGTTTGTAACCGGGGGTGTCCGCATTAGCCACGTTGTCCGCCAGCGCCTCGTTGCGGCGCACGGCAGCCTCCAGGGCTCTCTCCAGCCCCCGTACCTGCCAGGTTGAGAAGGGTTCACCCATTTTGCCCGCCCCCGCTTTTGAACGAAAAATGCTTCCGCCGGTGCGGAAGCAGCCCAAAGAATTCAGGGCTCCTTCGGCAGCCCGGCCGTCGTAGCTCCGCAGAGCTGTAGACCCGTGGGCTTTGCGTCCCCGCCTTTCGGCGGGTTTGCCTTTGTCGGGTTAGCCCCATATATATCTGTCTTGGTCGTCACTATTCTACATCGCTGCCCAAATTCCTCCTCTCCTGCCACCCTCAAACCAAAATTTTCGTCGACCAGACGCGCTCGCTATAGGGGGCTCCCGCCATAGATGGCAACCGGGGCGGGGATGCCCCCGCCCCGGCGATGTCATCCCGTGCCCCCGGGGGTTAGCCCCGCTGGGCCTTGATGCGATTCAACTCCTCCAGCAGGCGGTCGTTGAGAACCCTGATGTAGGTGCCCTTCATCCCCAGCGAGCGCGACTCGATGACCCCGGCGCTCTCGAACTTGCGCAGCGCGTTCACGATCACCGACCGGGTGATGCCCACCCGATCCGCGATCTTGGAGGCCACCAGAAATCCTTCCCGGCCCTTGAGCTCGTCGAAGATGTGCCGGATGGCCTCCAGTTCGGAGAAGGAAAGGGTGCCAATGGCCACCTGCACCGCCGCCTTCTTGCGCGCTTCCTCCTCCAGGGCCTCGGACTTGGCCCGCAGCATCTCCATAGCCACCACGGTGGCCGCGTACTCGGCCAGGACCAGATCCTCGTCGGTGAACTCCTCCCCGTAGCGGGCCAGGAGCATGGTGCCCAGGCGTTCCCCGCCTCCATTGATGGGCACGATGGTGGTGACCTTCTCTTCGTAGATGCACCCTTTCTCCCGGTTGAACACACACCGGCGCTGACCCTGGCGGATGTTGGGAGAGGTCTCCTCGATCTTCAGGATCTTGTCGTTGTAGTCTTCCGGAAACCGGTCCCGGTCAAGGACCTCGTCCCTCAAGATCTCGCACTCGAACTCGTGCATGAGCCCGTGGCCCAGGATGCGTCCCTGCCGGTCCACCACGTACACGTTGCACGAGATGAGGTCCGACAGGGCTTCGGCCATATCCCGGAGGTCGACGGGCCGACCCGCTGCCTTCTGCAGCATGCGGTTGACCTCCCGGGTTTTGGCCAGCAAACTGCTCATCCGTCCTCTCCCCTTTCCCCATTCTGTGTTACAGGATATACCGGCTCAAATCGGTGTCCTTGACCAGGTCAGCCAGCTTCTGCCGCACATAGTCGCGATCGATGACCACCCGGTGGGGACCCGCTTCGCCCGCTTCGAAAGAGAGATCCTCAAGTAGCTTCTCCATTACAGTGTGCAGCCGCCTGGCCCCGATGTTCTCGGTCTGCCCGTTGACCTGCCAGGCCAGCTCAGCTATCTCGTCCAGGGCTTCCTGGCGGAACTCCACCTCCACCCCCTCGGTGGCCAGCAGGGCGCGGTACTGCTTGACGAGCGAGTTCTGCGGCTCCACCAGGATGCGCTTGAAATCCTCCTTGGTGAGAGCTTTCAGTTCCACCCGGATGGGGAAGCGGCCCTGCAGTTCCGGGATGAGGTCCGACGGTTTGGAAATGTGGAATGCCCCAGCGGCGATGAACAGCATGTGGTCCGTCTTCACGGCGCCGTACTTGGTGTTGACCGTGGAGCCCTCCACGATGGGGAGGATGTCCCGCTGCACTCCCTCCCGGGAAACGTCCGGCCCCACCCCGGCCTCCCGCCCCGCGATCTTGTCGATCTCATCGATGAAGATGATGCCGTACTGCTCTGCCCGGTAGATGGCGTCGGCTACGGCGGCATCCATGTCTATCAGTTTCTGGGCTTCCTCCTGAGCCAGGATGCGCCGGGCCTGGGCCACCGTCACCTTCCGCTTCTTCCTGCGCTTGGGCAAGATGCCTCCGAGCATGTCCTGGAAGTTGATGCTCAGCTCTTCGGCCCCGGCCGCGGAAAAGATGTCGACCATGGGAGACGAGGTGTCCTCGACCTCGATCTCCACCAACTCCCCTTCCAGCTCGCCCCCGGCCAGCCGCCTTTCCACGATGCGGCGCTCGGCCCGGGCCTGGCGCAGCCGCTCTTCGAAATCGCCGGGCTCGACCCGCTCGTGGGTAAGCTGCCCGAACAGGGCCTCCAAGGGGTTGCGGGGCGCGGGTTCGCGGTGAGGCAGAGGGGCCAGGATCTCCAGCAACCGCTCCTCGGCCAGCTGCTCGGCCCTCTCCTTCACCTCTTCCATGCGTTCCTGCTTGACCATGCGGATGGAAGCCTCCGCCAGGTCGCGCACCATGGCGTCCACGTCGCGGCCCACGTACCCCACCTCGGTGAACTTGGTCGCCTCCACCTTCACGAAGGGGGCATTGACCAGCCTGGCCAGGCGGCGGGCGATCTCGGTTTTGCCCACCCCCGTGGGCCCGATCATGAGGATGTTCTTGGGAGCCACTTCCTCCTGCAGTTCGGGCGGTAGCCGGCGCCGCCGCATGCGGTTGCGCAGAGCGATGGCCACCGCGCGCTTCGCCTCGTCCTGCCCGATGATGTACCTGTCCAGCTCAGCCACTATCTGGCGGGGAGTGAGATCGTCCACACCTGTGCCCCCTTGCCGCTGCCCGTCACACCCATTGCTGTCCCGTCATGGCCCGCGCGGGCTCGCCCCTCATACCGTTTCCACCACGATCTGCTCGTTGGTATATACGTCGATGGAAGCCGCAATGCGCATGGCCTCCCGCGCAATCTCGGCCGGCCCCAGGTCGCTGTGCCGTACCAGGGCCCGGGCTGCAGCCAGCGCATAGGGACCCCCCGACCCGATGGCGGCAATGCCGTCGTCAGGCTGGACCACCTCCCCCGATCCCGATAGCAGGAAGAGGTGGTCGGCGTCCATCACCAGCAGCAGCGCCTCCAGCCGACGCAGCACCCGGTCGGTACGCCAGTCCCGGGCCAGCGCCACCGCAGCCCGGGCCAGGTTGCCGTGGGATTCCTGCAGCTTCCCCTCGAACTTCTCGAAGAGGGTGAAGGCATCGGCTACCCCGCCCGCGAACCCGGCCAGCACCCGACCCTCGTAAAGACGGCGGATCTTTTGCGCCCCGTGCTTGACCACCGTGGGGGTCGCCCCCGGCAGGGTTACCTGGCCGTCGCCGGCCATGGCCCCCTGCCCGCGGTGTCGCACGGCCAGGATGGTGGTACCCATCATGGTGCTGCCCGCCCGACTCATCTCCCGCTCATCCCCCCGTCCATCCCGCGTTCCACCCCGGGCATCCACCCACTCCCGTCCGCCCCGTCCATCTGCTCATTCCTTCCCGGCCCGGGGGTGGGCCCGCTCGTATACCTCCCGCAGGCGGGAGGAGTCGACGTGGGTGTAAATCTGCGTGGTTTTCACGCTGGCGTGCCCCAGCATCTCCTGCACCGAGCGCAGGTCGGCTCCTCGCTGCAGGAGGTGGGTGGCGAAGCTGTGCCGCAGGGTGTGGGGGGAAACGCGCCCGCCCACGTCCGTCCGGCGCACGTACCCCTCCACGATACGCCTCACGCTCCGGTCCGACAACCGCCCGCCCCGGCGGTTCAGGAACAGGGCTGCCCTGGCCGTGCCCCGGGATGCGCTACCCGTACCGCGTGCTTCCCCGGCCGCGGCCCGGGCACGAACCAGTGCCGGCCTGCCCCGGCTCAGGTACTCGTCCAGCGCAGCGATGGCCTGTGATCCAAGAGGGACGAAGCGTTGTTTCTTCCCCTTCCCCCGCCTGACCAGCACGAACCCGTCGGAGTAGTCGACATCGCCCACGTCCAGAGCCACCAGCTCTGACACCCGCAGGCCGCAGGCGTACAGGACTTCCAGCAGGGCGCGGTCCCGGAGGCCCAGAGGAGTGGTGGCGTCGGGCATCCCCAGCAGCCGCGCCACCTCCGGTATGCCCAGGTACGAGGGAAGTCGCCGCTCCCTCCGGGGAGAGAGCAGATCCCGGACCGGGTTTTGGGGGACAGCCCCTCGCCAGCACAGGAACCGGAAGAACGAGCGCAGGGCGGACAGCTTGCGGTGGACCGTGGCGCGGTCGTAACCCGCTCTCATCATCCAGCCCAGGAACTCTCGCACCAGGTTCCTGTCCACCCCATCGAGCGCGGTAACCCCGCGCTGGGAAGCCAGCGCCGCGAACTGGGAGAGGTCGGTCGCATACGCGGTCACCGTATGGCGAGACCCTCCGCGGGCGGAAAGGCAGTACGCCAGAAACTCATCCTGCCACCGGTCCCAGTCAGCCCGAGACACAGCCAACCCCCTAAGCCTGAACACGCACAATACTACCATAACTTCAGAATTGATTCCAGTGCATAACGCTTGTCACGCGTGCAACGGTTGCCAGAGCTTGCTATGCCGGCATAACCAAAATACCCGGCCCCAGAAACCAATTGTCCCGTGGCCAGAGCAGCTTGCCGCCGCGTCAGGCCTCTCCCTCGCGGGCTGCCTCTTCCGCCGGGTCGCTATCTTCGTGGGCCGGTCGCGGTGGTGCGGGCAACGGGATGACCTCGCCTGCGGCCAGCACCACCGCACGCGACTCGCGAATCGCCCGCTCCGCATCGTCGCGGGTATACTCCGCCGTGGGGACAAAATCCACGTCGCCATAAAAGGCCAGTTCCCGCTCCTTGCGGAGCCACTTCGATGTGCCGGCCAGGGTCTCTGCCTGAGCTCGCACCCCATCCGGGAGGAGGTCTCTGAACTCGAGGAGGAGCCCGCCCACATCATGCTGCTTGGGTGGGTCGATCCCCAACTGACGGAGAATGGCCTTGAGGGCGAGTTCCACTACCTCCTGAGCCTCCCGCACAACGTCCGAATAGGCTTCCTCATCTAGCAACACCCCGAGGATCTTAAGACGAGCCCTGGCCTTGATAAGGTAACTCTGGGCGAGAGTGAGTGGGGTCATGCCCGAATCACGTCCTTCCAGTCGAAATGGGGGGTAAGATCCCAGTACCACGCGCCCCGCCAGCGTACCTTGCGCGCTCCCGTCCGGGCCAGACTCCGCCTCAGTTTCGCCAGGTAGTCCGAAAGGAAGTGTCCCCGGTCGAAGAGGATGCGGGCCTCTTCCACCATGTCGAGGAACAGGGGACTCCCGATCAGGACCTCCGCTGGCGTCTTGAAAACAGGGGCCAGGTCGGTGTGAATGCCCTGGCGAACGAGCGGGCGGATCTCCCCCCCCAGCCGCTCCTCAATGGCCTGGAATTCCTGAACGCGCCTGACTCTGCCGGCGGGAAGGGGATCGGCTACCACCAGCAGGTCCACGTCGGAGAAAGGGCCGGGCGTGCCCCGTGCCACCGACCCGAACACGGCCAGCGATACCAGCCGCTCGCCGTAGTGCCGGCTGATTTCTTCTCCTGCCCTGCCCACCAGGTGCTCAAAGGCTTCCCGCATCATGCTGAACTCCCCAGCGATCCTACCACAACCTGGGTGTGATGCCAAGCAGGCCCGCAGGCGGTACAGCGGGTCCGGGAGATGGAATCAACGGGAGGCCCGGTCGGACGGTGGCTGCGGGGTTCCGGCGGGGGGACGGGTGCGGTAGCCGCAACGGGCCCCGCACTGCAGCACCGTCCCGCCCTTGCGGCCCACTTCCACCAGGAAGTGACCACAGCGCGGGCATTTCTCGGGGACGGGTTTGTTCCAGATGACGTAGCGACACTCCGGGTACCGTTCACAGCCCCAGAAAGTGTGACCCTTGCGGCTCCTTTTCTGCACCAGTTCGCCCCGGCCGCACTCGGGGCACGTCACCCCGCTCCTCGCCACCAGAGGCTGGGTATGGGTGCACTCCGGATATCCGGAGCAGGCCAGGAACTTGCCATAGCGCCCCCGCCTGATGACCAGTGGTCGACCGCACACCGGACATGTCTCCCCGGTTTCCTCCTCCGGTAGCTGCACCCGGGGCATGTCTTTCTCAGCCTGCTCCAGGGAAGCCGAAAATGGTTTCCAGAAATCCTCCACCACGTCCCGCCAGGAAACCGCCCCCTCCTCCACCCGGTCCAGGCGCTCCTCCACCCGGGCGGTAAAGTCCACGTCCATGATGCCCGGGAAGTGCTCGCGGAGCAGATCCACCACCACCATGCCCAGGTCGGTGGGAACCAGGCGTCCCCCCTCCCGCTGCACATACTCCCTTTCCTGCAGGATGCTCAGGATGGGAGCGTAGGTGCTGGGTCGCCCGATTCCCTTCTCTTCCAGGGTCTTCACCAGGGTGGCTTCGGTGTACCGGGGCGGCGGCTGGGTGAAGTGCTGGGCGGGCTCCAGGGAAACCAGGCTCACCACCTCTCCCTCGGCGAGGGGCGGCAACTCTCCTTCTTCTTCCTCGGCGGGCGCTCCCTCGTCCCGGCCCTCACTGTAAAGCACGAGAAACCCGGGAAAGCGCAAGGTTGACCCTGCCGCCCGGAACTGGTGAGTATCCGCCTCCAGCTCCACCAGAACCTGATCGTAGACGGCATCGGTCATCACCGAGGCCAGGAACCGCTCCCAGATCAGCCGGTAGAGCCGGTACTGCTCGGAGGTCAGATAGGGGCGCACCGAATCGGGATCGCGCTCCAAGGAGGTGGGGCGGATTGCCTCATGGGCACCCTGCTCCCCGGGCCTGCGTGTGCCCGACCGGGCCCTTCCCGCCGCGAAGTCCTCCCCGTAGCGGCTCCTCACCAGGGCGGTGGCGGCCCGCACCGCCTCCTCGGCCACCCGGGTGGAATCCGTGCGCATGTAGGTGATGAGACCGGTGTGCCCCGCCGGCCCCAGATTCAGGCCCTCGTAAAGCTGCTGGGCCACGGCCATGGTGCGTCGCACCGCGAACCCCAGCTTGCGGAAAGCCTCCTGCTGCAAGGCGCTGGTGGTGAAGGGCGGTGCCGGGCCACGCCGCCGCTGGCGCCGGGTGACCTTCGCCACCCGGAACACCTGCCCCGCCACGGCCTCCATGACCGCTCGCGTATCGTCCTCAGAGCGAAGCTCCACCTTCTCGCCCGCCCGGCCCCAAAAGCGGGCGTCAAAGGGACGGTCGCCCGCCGTCTTCAGGTGGGCGACCAGGGTCCAGTACTCCTCGGGTCGAAACTGCTGGATCTCCCGCTCGCGGTCCACCAGCAGGCGCAGGGCCACCGACTGCACCCGCCCCGCCGACAGCCCCGCGCGCACCTTCTCCCAGAGCAGGGGGCTGAGCTTGTACCCCACCAGCCGATCCAGGATGCGGCGGGCCTGCTGTGATTCCACCCGCTTCATGTCCAGGGGACGGGGCTGCCTGATCGCTTCGCGAACCACCTGGCGGGTGATTTCGGGGAACTCCACCCGCAGGGCCTCGCCGTCCTTCAGGGAGAGCAGTTGGGCCAGGTGCCAGGAGATGGCTTCACCCTCCCGGTCGGGGTCGGTGGCCAGCACCACCTGCGGCGCCCGCGAGGCTTCCCGGCGCAGGGCTTCCACCACCTCCCCTTTGCCCCGGATGGTTATGTAACGCGGGGTGAAGCCGTGCTCCACGTCCACCCCCAGCCGGCTGCGGGGCAGGTCCCGCACGTGGCCCATGGACGCTATCACCCGGTACTGTCTGCCCAGGAACTTCTCGATGGTACGGGCCTTGGCCGGCGACTCCACTATGATCAGGGGGCGTCCCCTGTCTGACCCCTGCTGCCGGCCGGCCCCACCGCCGCTGCTCTTCGCCAAGACATCCCCCTCCCGGCAGCGTCGGAGGTGCCCTCCGCGCCGCTAATTATACACTATGCCGGCATCTGTCAATCCCCGCGGAGGTCCTCACCAGGTGCGCACGTAGACCTGGCCGGGCAACCGGCGGACCAGTCCTTTGAGTTCCAGGGACAAAAGCACCGCCCCGAGATCTCCTGCCGCCAGCTGACTACGGGAGTGTAGCCGATCGTAGCTGGAACCCTGCTCCAGCAGGTCCCAAACCAGTTGTTCCCTGGGCTCCATCTCCGGTGGCCCGGCAGGCTTCACCCCCTCGGTGCCCAGCACAACCAGGATATCTTCCACCCCCTCCACCAGGTGGGCCCCGTCCCTGATCAGGCGGTTGCACCCCGCGCTCTCCTTGCGGGTGATGGGGCCGGGAACGGCCATCACCGGCCGCTGCAGCTCATCAGCACAATCGGCGGTGATGAGGGCGCCGCTCCGCAGGGGCGCCTCCACCACCACTACCCCCTGCGCCAGGCCGGCGATGATGCGGTTGCGGGTGGGGAAATGGTGGGGAAGAGCATCGGTACCGGGTGGGTACTCGCTCAGAACCGCCCCCCGGGTGGCAATGTGCGCGCACAGGGGCCGGTTTTCCGCCGGATACACCCGGTCCAGCCCCGAACCCAGCACCGCTATCGTCCGCCCGCCCGCGGCCAGCGCTTCCCGGTGGGCGCAGGTGTCGATGCCGCGGGCCAGCCCCGACACCACCGTGAGCCCCGCCCGGGCCAGGTTACGGACCAGGCGCCCCGTCACCTCCACCCCGTAGGTGGTAGGATGCCGGGTGCCCACCACCGCCACCGCTTTCTGGTCCTCCGCCCGCACTTCGCCCCGGCAGTAGAGGATCAGCGGGGGATCGGGCATCTGCCGCAGCCAGGGAGGATACTCCCGGTCCCAGCGGGAGAACACCCGGTATCCCAGCCGCCAGGCCCGCTCCACGTGCGGGGACGGACTGGTGAGGCGGGGGGGATGGGCCAGGATGGCCGCAATCTGCTCTTCGGGCACGCCCAGCTCCCGCATGCGGGCCGGGGAGGCCTCCCAAACCGCCCGGGCAGACGACACCGCCCCCCGCAGCACCTGCAGCCACCGCCGGGAAACGCCGGGCAGCCGCAGCAGTTCCGCCAGGTAATGAATGTCTTCCGCGGCACCCGCACCTCCCCGGGGTGACCCGTCGCCGGAGTCAACGGAGACGTTCGTCGATAAGAGACCAGATCTCAGGGACCTCCGTGCCCAGCCGCCAGATGGTGATGCCGCCCAGCCCCAGCTCCTTCACCAGATCCAGCTTGGGAGCCAGGGAGTACTCATTCTCGTAGTAGACAACCCGGCTCGACCCGGCCCGCACGTACTCGTAGTAGGGCGCCTGGGCCCAGTCGTCCCACTGGTGGTAAGCGCCGCTTTGAACCGCCAGGTAGCGGGCCCGGAAGGCAGGCAGCGCCACACCCCGGCTGGTCCCGGCCAGCCACTCGTAGCCGTACGCGGCCAGCCCCAGCCACACCTTCTCCGGGCCGGCCGCCCGGGCAGCGTACGAGGCCACCTGCCGTACCCACTCCAGCGGGGCCACCGCCCCGGGCACGCTGCCCGCCCAGTGATAGTCGTAAGCCATGGGGGCGATGAAGTCCGCGAGGCGGGCCAGCGCCGGGTAATCGTAGGCACCGTTCCAGGCCGGATCGTCGTCCCCCGTCTTGGGGGGAAGGGCCAGGGCCACCTGCCTCCCCGCCATATGTAGAGCCTGCGCAACCTCGCCGACGAACAGGGCGAGGGCCGAGCGGTCACCGGGCACCACGTTCTCCAGATCCAGGATCACGCCCGTGTACCCGTGCTTCAGGCACAGGTCCTTCAGTGACCGGGCTGCCCTCTGCCGCGCCGTACTGGAAGACAGCAACTGGTGGGCCAGCCGGGCGTCGAACCCCTGGGGGCTCTCGTTGGTCACCACCATCC
Proteins encoded:
- the topA gene encoding type I DNA topoisomerase, with product MAKSSGGGAGRQQGSDRGRPLIIVESPAKARTIEKFLGRQYRVIASMGHVRDLPRSRLGVDVEHGFTPRYITIRGKGEVVEALRREASRAPQVVLATDPDREGEAISWHLAQLLSLKDGEALRVEFPEITRQVVREAIRQPRPLDMKRVESQQARRILDRLVGYKLSPLLWEKVRAGLSAGRVQSVALRLLVDREREIQQFRPEEYWTLVAHLKTAGDRPFDARFWGRAGEKVELRSEDDTRAVMEAVAGQVFRVAKVTRRQRRRGPAPPFTTSALQQEAFRKLGFAVRRTMAVAQQLYEGLNLGPAGHTGLITYMRTDSTRVAEEAVRAATALVRSRYGEDFAAGRARSGTRRPGEQGAHEAIRPTSLERDPDSVRPYLTSEQYRLYRLIWERFLASVMTDAVYDQVLVELEADTHQFRAAGSTLRFPGFLVLYSEGRDEGAPAEEEEGELPPLAEGEVVSLVSLEPAQHFTQPPPRYTEATLVKTLEEKGIGRPSTYAPILSILQEREYVQREGGRLVPTDLGMVVVDLLREHFPGIMDVDFTARVEERLDRVEEGAVSWRDVVEDFWKPFSASLEQAEKDMPRVQLPEEETGETCPVCGRPLVIRRGRYGKFLACSGYPECTHTQPLVARSGVTCPECGRGELVQKRSRKGHTFWGCERYPECRYVIWNKPVPEKCPRCGHFLVEVGRKGGTVLQCGARCGYRTRPPAGTPQPPSDRASR
- the hslV gene encoding ATP-dependent protease subunit HslV, with protein sequence MSRAGSTMMGTTILAVRHRGQGAMAGDGQVTLPGATPTVVKHGAQKIRRLYEGRVLAGFAGGVADAFTLFEKFEGKLQESHGNLARAAVALARDWRTDRVLRRLEALLLVMDADHLFLLSGSGEVVQPDDGIAAIGSGGPYALAAARALVRHSDLGPAEIAREAMRIAASIDVYTNEQIVVETV
- the dprA gene encoding DNA-processing protein DprA, giving the protein MLRGAVSSARAVWEASPARMRELGVPEEQIAAILAHPPRLTSPSPHVERAWRLGYRVFSRWDREYPPWLRQMPDPPLILYCRGEVRAEDQKAVAVVGTRHPTTYGVEVTGRLVRNLARAGLTVVSGLARGIDTCAHREALAAGGRTIAVLGSGLDRVYPAENRPLCAHIATRGAVLSEYPPGTDALPHHFPTRNRIIAGLAQGVVVVEAPLRSGALITADCADELQRPVMAVPGPITRKESAGCNRLIRDGAHLVEGVEDILVVLGTEGVKPAGPPEMEPREQLVWDLLEQGSSYDRLHSRSQLAAGDLGAVLLSLELKGLVRRLPGQVYVRTW
- a CDS encoding HEPN domain-containing protein gives rise to the protein MTPLTLAQSYLIKARARLKILGVLLDEEAYSDVVREAQEVVELALKAILRQLGIDPPKQHDVGGLLLEFRDLLPDGVRAQAETLAGTSKWLRKERELAFYGDVDFVPTAEYTRDDAERAIRESRAVVLAAGEVIPLPAPPRPAHEDSDPAEEAAREGEA
- a CDS encoding tyrosine recombinase produces the protein MSRADWDRWQDEFLAYCLSARGGSRHTVTAYATDLSQFAALASQRGVTALDGVDRNLVREFLGWMMRAGYDRATVHRKLSALRSFFRFLCWRGAVPQNPVRDLLSPRRERRLPSYLGIPEVARLLGMPDATTPLGLRDRALLEVLYACGLRVSELVALDVGDVDYSDGFVLVRRGKGKKQRFVPLGSQAIAALDEYLSRGRPALVRARAAAGEARGTGSASRGTARAALFLNRRGGRLSDRSVRRIVEGYVRRTDVGGRVSPHTLRHSFATHLLQRGADLRSVQEMLGHASVKTTQIYTHVDSSRLREVYERAHPRAGKE
- a CDS encoding nucleotidyltransferase domain-containing protein, with translation MREAFEHLVGRAGEEISRHYGERLVSLAVFGSVARGTPGPFSDVDLLVVADPLPAGRVRRVQEFQAIEERLGGEIRPLVRQGIHTDLAPVFKTPAEVLIGSPLFLDMVEEARILFDRGHFLSDYLAKLRRSLARTGARKVRWRGAWYWDLTPHFDWKDVIRA